GCGTTGCAGGAGGTGCGCACCCTCAACGCACGGATTTCCGCCGCGGGCGCCGGGACCGGCGAACAGGCGGCGCTCGCCGACCAGCGGCAGGTGATCGTCGACGAGATCAACGAAATGATCCCCGTCCGCATCGTCGAACGGGATCGCGGCCAGGTCGCCCTGTTCACGCAGGGCGGCGCCACCCTTCTCGACGGGATGGCGGCCGAACTGTCCTTCGAGGTCACCAACCTGATCGTGCCCGAGATGCAGGTGGGCGGCGCCCTGTCGGGGCTCGAACTGAATGGCCGGCCCATCACCCCGTCGGCGGTCGGCGGGGGAACGTTGGCGGCCCGGTTCGCGGTGCGCGACGACCTCGCCGTCGAGGCGCAGGCCGAGCTGGACAGCCTTGCCCGCGATCTGGTCGAACGGTTCGAGGATCCGGCGCTGGACGCGACCCGCATCGCGGGTTCGCCGGGGCTGTTCACCGATGACGGCAACGCCCTCGATCCCGGCGCGGCAACGGGGCTCGCGGGGCGGCTGTCGTTCAACGCGCTTGCCGACCCCGAACGGGGCGGTGCGTCATGGCTGTTGCGCGATGGGCTCGGCGCGGCGACCCCGGGCGATCAGGGCAATGCGCGCCTGCTGCAATCGCTCGGCGCGGCGCTGTCGGCCGACCGGACCCTGACCGGTTCGCCGTTCGGCACCGGTGCCATGTCGGCCTTAGATGCGTCGTCGGCCCTGCTGTCGCAGGTGGCCCGGCGCGACGGGATCGCCGCCCGGACGCTCAGCTTTGCCACGGCGTCCCAGACCGAACTGTTGCGGGCCGAACAGGCGCAGGGCGTCGATACCGACGCTGAATTGCAGTCGCTGATGATGATCGAACGGATCTATGCCGCCAACGCCAAGATGATCGAGACGGTGGACGACATGCTCCAGACATTGCTGAGGATCTGAATATGACCGTAACCTCCATCGGCGACCTTGCGCAGAGCCTCGTGCTGCGCAGCCGTGTAACCCAGATCAAGACCGAGATCACCACGCTGACCGGCGAACTGGCCAGCGGGCAGACCGCCGACCTGACCGGCCGGCTGGGCAATGATCTGTCGCATCTGACCGATATCGACCGGAACCTGACGCGGCTGCGCGGCTTTGCCATCGCCGCGAAAGAGGCGCAGCTGTTCGCGGCAATGGCGCAAGAGAGCCTCGGTCTGCTGCAAAATGCGACCGGGCCGCTGGCGAACACGCTGCTGCAGGCGACATCGACCAACGTGGCCGAGGTCAGGCAGCAGGCTTCGGTTCAGGCGCGGGTCGACCTCGAAACGGCCATCTCGGCGCTGAACGGCCAGGTCGCCGGCCGCAGCGTCTTTGCCGGGACGGCAACCGACCGGATGCCGCTGTTGACGGCGGATGATCTGCTCGCGGAACTGCGCATGGTGGTGGCCGGGCAGGGGACGGCGACGGATGTGGCCCAGGCGGCGGCCGCCTGGTTCGACGATCCGGCCGGGTTCACGGCGACGATCTACCAGGGGGCGGCGACCCCACTGGCGGCGTTCCAGGTCGGGCCGGGCCAGTCGGTTACGCTGCCGGTACGGGCCGATGACGCGGTGTTGCGCGATCTGCTGAAGGATCTGGCCATCGCCGCGCTGGCCGACGATCCGGCACTGGCGCTGGACGCGGCCGAACAGACCGAGCTTTACCGGCGGACCGGCGAGGGGTTGATCGCGGGGCAGGACAGGCTGACCGGCATGCGCGCCGAGCTTGGATATTCCGAGGCGCGGATCGAGGCGGTGCTGGTTCGCAACACATCCGAGCAGAACAGCTATCAACTGGCCCGCAATGCGCTGGCGCAGGCGGACCCGTTTGAAACCGCGGCACGTCTCGAAGAGGTCCAGGTGCAACTCGAGGCCCTCTATGCGGTGACGGTCAGAACCTCGAACCTCACGCTGCTGAATTTCCTGAAATGACGAAACTCCGCTACCTGCTTGTTCTTCTGGTTTTCCTGCCGTTCGCGGCCTCGGCCGGGGCGATCCGGCTCAAGGACCTGGTCGAGTTTGACGGTGTCCGCGGCAACGATCTCGTGGGGTATGGCCTGGTCGTCGGGCTGAACGGCACCGGAGACGGGCTGCGCAACTCACCGTTCACCGAAGAGATGATCTCCAACATCCTCGAACGGCTCGGTGTCAATGTCACCGGCGAACAGATGCGGCCCAAGAACGTGGCTGCGGTGCTCGTCACCGCGACCCTGCCGCCGTTCGCGCGGGTGGGCAGCCAGGTCGACGTGACCGTGTCCGCCATCGGCGATTCGAGCAGCCTGTTGGGGGGGACGCTGATCATGACCCCGCTGAACGCGGCGGACGGCCAGATCTATGCGGTGTCGCAGGGAACCATTCTCGCCGGCGGCGCCAGTGTCGAAGGCGATGCCGCGTCGGTCGTGCAGGGGGTTCCGACGGCGGGGGTGATCCCCGCCGGCGCGAGGGTCGAGCGCGAGATCGAGTTTGACCTGTCGTCGATGTCCTCGGTCCGGCTCGCGCTGCGCGAACCGGATTTCACCACCGCCGGTCGGATCGAGGCTGCCGTGAACCGCAGCTTTCGCAGATCGGTCGCGGTGATGCGCGATTCCGGCACGGTCGAGGTCGATGTCGCGGCCACCGGGGCAGCCTCGACCGCCCATGCCATCGGTCAGATCGAGAACATCCTTATCGAACCGCAGCGCAAGGCGCGGGTGGTGGTCGATCAGCGGTCGGGCACCATCGTGATGGGCGATGACGTGCGGCTGTCGCGGGTCGCCGTGTCACAGGGCAACCTGACCCTGCGGATCGAGGAGGCACCGCTCGTGGTGCAGCCCAACCCGTTCGCCGGGGGGCGGTCGGTGGTCGTTCCCAGAACCGGGGCATCGCTCGACGAAGGGGAGGGCGTCGCGCTGGCCGAGGTGCCGGAAAGTACATCATTGTCCGACGTGGTCGCGGGGCTGAACGCGCTTGGCGTTTCGCCCAGGGACATGATCGACATCCTCAAGAGCATCAAGGCCGCTGGCGCCCTGCATGCCGAGTTTGTGGTGCGGTGACCGGACCGGCCACCGCCCATGCGCAGGCGCTTTGCCCACGGCCCGCTCAGCGCCGGAAACCCCGGGGTGGAATTCGTAAAACCGGGTAGTTTGTTGCCCGGTCCCGAGATTGTCGGCCATTCCTTGTGGCAGATCGCTGTGCTCGGGAACGCAGCGCGTCGTGACGCAGCTCGTGTTGCAATCGCGACCGGTATGCGTTGGCAACGGACGGTTCGGTGCTGCAGGAGGATGCACCGGCTGGCCGCGACCATGGTCAGGTGTCGGCCTTCAGGGGCTGTAGCTTCTCACCAATGCGGCCGCGATCAGGCTCCAGCCATCCGCCACGACAAAGAAGGCGAGCTTGAAGGGCAGGGCGACGATTGCCGGCGGCACCATCATCATGCCCATCGACATCAGGATCGCCGCAACGACGAGATCGATGATCAGGAAGGGCAGGAACACCAGGAAACCGATCTGGAAGGCGCGCGAGATTTCCGTGAGCAGAAAGCTGGGGAACAGCAGCGAGAGCGGTGCGTCCCCGGTCGGTTCGGCGGTCACGCCCCCGCTTCTCAATTCGGCCAGCGACGCGAAGGTCTCGGCATCGACCCGTGCCGCCATGAAGTCGCGAAAGGGCGCTACCGCCCGTCTGAGCCCGGTTTCGGTATCGACGGTTTCCGCGATCATCGGGCCGATTCCGTCCCGCCATGCGGTTTCAAACACCGGCTCCATGACGAAATAGGTCAGGAACAGCGCCAGCGAAACGATCAGCATGTTGGGCGGCGATTGCTGCAGCCCGATCGCCTGCCGCAGGATCGCCAACACGGTGACAAGGAACGGAAAGCAGGTGATGGTGATCGCGATACCCGGCGCGAGGCCGAGCACGGTGATCAGCAGGATCAACTGGATGGATCGCGCCGACAGCGAACCGCCTTCGCCCAGCGACAGCGATATGTCCTGCGCGAAGGCCAGTTGCGGCAACGCGATCAATACCGCGACCGCGACGAGGATCTGCCGGGGATGCGCGGGTTTCATCCCAGGCCGTGTTTGACGTCGATGATCTCGGTCAGGCGCACGGCCAGCCGTCCGGCCGCGTCGCCGTCCAGTTCCTCGAGCTGCCCGCGGCCGATCAGGTGATCGCCGACATAGAGGTCGACCGGATCTTCGAGCCGCTTGTCCAGCGGCAGGACCGCGTTTTCGCCCAGGCGGATCAGATCGCGGATGAGCGGGGTCGCCTTGCCGACCGCCACGGTAATCTCGATGGGGACCGCAACGAACGGATTGCCGCCCTCGTCCTGTTCGTGATCGGAACCGGTGGGATCATCCATGGCGTTCAGCCTCTCTGACATGGTGGAAGTAGGCGTCGACGCTGTCGCCGATCTCGGCGATCAGTGCATCGCAGTCGCATTCGGTTTCCGCCTGGCCGATGCCCAGACGAACCTGTCCGCCGGTCAGCGCGGGATCTTGGCGCAGTTCGACATCAACCGGAAAGCGGTTCTGGAACGCGCCCTGCAGGGCCTTGGCATCTTCGGGTGCGACGGTTACGGTCACCGGCTGCCCGGCGGCGGCGGTGGCCATTTCCGTCAGCCGTTCGGTCAGGTGCAGGCCCAGCGTGTCATGCAGGGCGCGGGGGAGAACCTTTTCGACCAGCGCCCGGAGCAGCGGTTCCGTCGATACCTGCATCCCGGCAAGCGCCTCGTGATAGGTAAAGGACAGGTCCTCGATGCTCTGCATCAACGCCTCGGTGATCCGGCCATGCGCCTCGGTCTGCGATGAAACCGCGTCATCCCATCCGGCCTTGTATCCCTGTTCGAACGCGGCGAGCCGGTGGTCTTCCAGCGCGGTGTCGCTCATCATTCTGAACTGATCGCCTGTTTCGACGGGCGTGGAAAAATCCTCGAACAGATCGGCCAGGGCCATCACGCTTTCTCCTCGCTGTCTTCGAGCCAGCCGCGCAGGATCTCGACGGTTTCCTCCTGCCGCTCGCCGATCAGGTGACGCAGGCGATCGACCGGGTTTTCGACCTGCCGTGGCTGTTCGGCCGCCGGCAGCAACGCCCCGGAACCGGCCTGACCGTCGCCGGTTCCGGCATCCGGC
This is a stretch of genomic DNA from Pukyongiella litopenaei. It encodes these proteins:
- the flgK gene encoding flagellar hook-associated protein FlgK, coding for MALTSALNSALSGLNAASRASVLVSENLANAMTEGYGRRTLGLGSNGDVAPGVRVIGVTRNTDPSLVASRRGADADLGAAAALSRFHARVLDLVGNSDEPGSISSRLAEFESSLIEAASRPDSAVRLDAAAQAGVDLARAISDASRGIQDMRIEADRGIGDQVERLNAALQEVRTLNARISAAGAGTGEQAALADQRQVIVDEINEMIPVRIVERDRGQVALFTQGGATLLDGMAAELSFEVTNLIVPEMQVGGALSGLELNGRPITPSAVGGGTLAARFAVRDDLAVEAQAELDSLARDLVERFEDPALDATRIAGSPGLFTDDGNALDPGAATGLAGRLSFNALADPERGGASWLLRDGLGAATPGDQGNARLLQSLGAALSADRTLTGSPFGTGAMSALDASSALLSQVARRDGIAARTLSFATASQTELLRAEQAQGVDTDAELQSLMMIERIYAANAKMIETVDDMLQTLLRI
- a CDS encoding flagellin; its protein translation is MTVTSIGDLAQSLVLRSRVTQIKTEITTLTGELASGQTADLTGRLGNDLSHLTDIDRNLTRLRGFAIAAKEAQLFAAMAQESLGLLQNATGPLANTLLQATSTNVAEVRQQASVQARVDLETAISALNGQVAGRSVFAGTATDRMPLLTADDLLAELRMVVAGQGTATDVAQAAAAWFDDPAGFTATIYQGAATPLAAFQVGPGQSVTLPVRADDAVLRDLLKDLAIAALADDPALALDAAEQTELYRRTGEGLIAGQDRLTGMRAELGYSEARIEAVLVRNTSEQNSYQLARNALAQADPFETAARLEEVQVQLEALYAVTVRTSNLTLLNFLK
- a CDS encoding flagellar basal body P-ring protein FlgI; its protein translation is MTKLRYLLVLLVFLPFAASAGAIRLKDLVEFDGVRGNDLVGYGLVVGLNGTGDGLRNSPFTEEMISNILERLGVNVTGEQMRPKNVAAVLVTATLPPFARVGSQVDVTVSAIGDSSSLLGGTLIMTPLNAADGQIYAVSQGTILAGGASVEGDAASVVQGVPTAGVIPAGARVEREIEFDLSSMSSVRLALREPDFTTAGRIEAAVNRSFRRSVAVMRDSGTVEVDVAATGAASTAHAIGQIENILIEPQRKARVVVDQRSGTIVMGDDVRLSRVAVSQGNLTLRIEEAPLVVQPNPFAGGRSVVVPRTGASLDEGEGVALAEVPESTSLSDVVAGLNALGVSPRDMIDILKSIKAAGALHAEFVVR
- the fliP gene encoding flagellar type III secretion system pore protein FliP (The bacterial flagellar biogenesis protein FliP forms a type III secretion system (T3SS)-type pore required for flagellar assembly.), giving the protein MKPAHPRQILVAVAVLIALPQLAFAQDISLSLGEGGSLSARSIQLILLITVLGLAPGIAITITCFPFLVTVLAILRQAIGLQQSPPNMLIVSLALFLTYFVMEPVFETAWRDGIGPMIAETVDTETGLRRAVAPFRDFMAARVDAETFASLAELRSGGVTAEPTGDAPLSLLFPSFLLTEISRAFQIGFLVFLPFLIIDLVVAAILMSMGMMMVPPAIVALPFKLAFFVVADGWSLIAAALVRSYSP
- a CDS encoding FliM/FliN family flagellar motor switch protein is translated as MDDPTGSDHEQDEGGNPFVAVPIEITVAVGKATPLIRDLIRLGENAVLPLDKRLEDPVDLYVGDHLIGRGQLEELDGDAAGRLAVRLTEIIDVKHGLG
- a CDS encoding ABC transporter ATP-binding protein, with protein sequence MALADLFEDFSTPVETGDQFRMMSDTALEDHRLAAFEQGYKAGWDDAVSSQTEAHGRITEALMQSIEDLSFTYHEALAGMQVSTEPLLRALVEKVLPRALHDTLGLHLTERLTEMATAAAGQPVTVTVAPEDAKALQGAFQNRFPVDVELRQDPALTGGQVRLGIGQAETECDCDALIAEIGDSVDAYFHHVREAERHG